One region of Purpureocillium takamizusanense chromosome 4, complete sequence genomic DNA includes:
- a CDS encoding Eukaryotic sulfide quinone oxidoreductase (COG:C~EggNog:ENOG503NWYC) has product MPGPSSSMPLLCRGGGHPSSRSRLIVNKLPLLPVAAAANRRRASPPPSSYARHLATVSPVNPASRSHRVVVVGGGSAGLAISHQLLRSGRFAQGDIAVVDPAEWHHYQPGWTLVGGGLKFKEDLRRRLDSLVDANIRLYSRPVGAFAPDANELTLADGDKLTYDQLVVAPGVAINYGSVKGLPDALADPSAPISSIYGYDHCDKVFRTVDALRQGRAIFTQPAGVIKCAGAPQKIMWLALDHWKRAGLYNANNSDSPVQVSFATGLPVMFGVPKYSAKLDELRRQRGVEGLFQHDLVAVDGNQATFARPDGQQQVTRRFDLLHVVPKMGPHAFVKDSPLANEAGYVDVDDGTTRHKKYPNVWSAGDASSLPTSKTAAAITAEAPVLVRNLLRALDGQDPDALYDGYTSCPLLTEYGKVLLAEFKYGGVPKETFDGWLGIDQVEPRRAFYHLKKDFFPWVYYNSMVKGTWGGPKGWVN; this is encoded by the coding sequence ATGCCTGGCCCCTCGTCATCAATGCCGCTGTTgtgccgcggtggcggccaccccagcagcagaagccGCCTTATCGTCAACAAGCTTCCGCTTcttcccgtcgccgccgccgccaaccgccgccgcgcatcccctcccccgtcgtcATACGCCCGACACCTCGcgaccgtctcgcccgtcaaCCCCGCGTCGCGAAgccaccgcgtcgtcgtcgtcggcggaggcagcgccggcctggccatcagccaccagctgctgcgctcGGGCAGGTTCGCCCAGGGcgacatcgccgtcgtcgacccggccgagtGGCATCACTACCAGCCCGGATGGACgctcgtcggtggcggcctcAAGTTCAAGGAggacctgcgccgccgtctcgacTCCCTCGTCGATGCCAACATCCGCCTCTACAGCCgccccgtcggcgccttcgccccCGATGCCAATGAGCTgaccctcgccgacggcgacaagctgACGTacgaccagctcgtcgtcgcccccggCGTCGCCATTAACTATGGCAGCGTCAAGGGCCTgcccgacgccctcgccgaccccAGCGCCCCCATCTCCTCCATCTACGGCTACGATCACTGCGACAAGGTCTTCcgcaccgtcgacgccctccgccagggccgcgccaTCTTCACACAGCCCGCCGGCGTCATCAAGTGCGCCGGCGCTCCCCAGAAGATCATGTGGCTCGCTCTCGACCACTGGAAGCGCGCCGGCCTCTACAACGCCAACAACAGCGACTCCCCCGTCCAGGTCTCCTTCGCCACCGGCCTGCCCGTCATGTTCGGCGTGCCCAAGTACAGCgccaagctcgacgagctgcgccgccagcgaggcgtcgagggcctcttccagcacgacctcgtcgccgtcgacggcaaccAGGCCACCTTtgcccgccccgacggccagcagcaagtCACCCGGCGCTTCGACCTCTTGCACGTCGTGCCCAAGATGGGCCCCCACGCCTTTGTCAAGGACAGCCCCCTGGCCAACGAGGCCGGCTacgtcgacgttgacgatggcACCACTCGCCACAAGAAATACCCCAACGTGTGGTCCGCTGGCGACGCCTCCAGCCTGCCCACgtccaagacggccgccgccatcaccgccgaggccccCGTTCTCGTGCGCAACCTGCTGcgggccctcgacggccaagACCCCGACGCGCTCTACGATGGCTACACTTCGTGCCCGCTCCTGACCGAGTACGGCAAggtgctcctcgccgagttCAAGTACGGCGGCGTGCCCAAGGAGACGTTTGACGGCTGGCTCGGCATCGACCAGGTCGaaccgcgccgcgccttTTACCACCTCAAAAAGGACTTTTTCCCTTGGGTCTACTACAACTCCATGGTCAAGGGCACCTGGGGCGGGCCCAAGGGCTGGGTCAACTGA
- the GFA1_2 gene encoding Glutamine--fructose-6-phosphate transaminase (isomerizing) (COG:M~MEROPS:MER0012158~EggNog:ENOG503NUR2) — MTKLEGAYGLLIKSVHYPHELLAARKGSPLVVGLKTQQRMKVDFVDVQYFDDGALPLETPSHNAFNKAACNQPTFDGPDQPLLHRSQSRSIGTDEDKPQPVEIFVSSDPATIIEHTKKVVYLEDNDIAHIHDGFLNIHRLRGAGEVGGSGVRIIQTLDLELQEIMKGEFDHYMQKEIFEQPESVVNTMRGRLHLGSDDNFVTLGGLRSHIATMRKCRRIIFIACGTSYHSCMAVRGVFEELVEIPVAVELASDFLDRKAHVFRDDTFVFASQSGETADSLMALKYCLERGALTVGIVNVVGSSISLLTHCGVHVNAGPEIGVASTKAYTSQFVAMVMFALYLGEDRVSKAQRRLEIMDGLGKISAQIKQMIRDLDQPIKKLCEIFLKDKKSLLLLGRGSQYPTALEGALKIKEISYLHCEAVMTGELKHGVLALVDGKMPIIMIMTRDRLFTKSLTAYEQLVARGGKPIIICHTDDEEFKGNNVARKIEVPKTVDCLQGILNVIPLQLMAYWLAVLEGLNVDFPRNLAKSVTVE, encoded by the exons ATGACTAAGCTCGAAGGAGCCTACGGACTACTGATCAAGTCGGTACACTACCCACATgagcttctcgccgcccgcaaggGCTCACCCCTCGTTGTTGGGCTGAAGACTCAGCAACGCATGAAGGTGGATTTCGTGGACGTTCAGTACTTCGACGACGGAGCTTTACCTTTGGAGACGCCTTCACACAATGCGTTCAACAAGGCGGCATGCAACCAGCCGACATTCGATGGCCCCGACCAACCCCTGCTCCACCGCTCACAGTCACGGTCTATTGGAACGGACGAAGACAAGCCACAACCCGTCGAGATTTTCGTTTCCTCTGATCCAGCGACCATCATTGAGCATACAAAGAAAGTCGTGTATCTTGAGGACAATGACATTGCTCACATCCATGATGGCTTTTTGAACATCCATCGTCTCAGGGGGGCTGGGGAAGTCGGCGGCTCCGGTGTTCGCATCATTCAGACCTTGGATCTTGAGCTCCAGGAGATTATGAAGGGTGAATTCGACCACTACATGCAAAAGGAAATATTCGAGCAGCCTGAGTCCGTGGTCAATACCATGCGAGGCCGCTTGCACCTCGGCTCCGATGACAATTTCGTTACTCTCGGTGGCCTCAGATCCCACATCGCAACCATGCGCAAATGCCGGCGTATCATTTTTATCGCTTGTGGTACAAGCTATCACTCTTGCATGGCCGTGCGAGGCGTATTTGAAGAACTCGTGGAAATTCCCGTCGCGGTGGAATTGGCGTCGGATTTCCTGGATCGCAAAGCCCACGTCTTTCGAGATGATACCTTTGTGTTTGCGTCCCAGTCTGGTGAAACCGCTGATTCGCTGATGGCTCTCAAGTATTGCTTagagcgcggcgccctcaCCGTCGGGATCGTTAACGTCGTGGGTTCTAGTATCTCTTTACTTACCCACTGCGGCGTCCATGTTAATGCTGGTCCTGAAATTGGCGTTGCTTCTACCAAGGCATACACCTCGCAGTTTGTCGCGATGGTGATGTTTGCTTTGTATCTTGGGGAAGACCGTGTGTCAAAGGCTCAACGCCGTCTCGAGATCATGGACGGTCTCGGCAAGATCTCGGCGCAGATCAAACAAATGATAAGGGACCTTGACCAGCCAATCAAAAAGCTTTGTGAGATCTTTTTGAAGGATAAGAAGtcattgctgctgcttggtcGCGGCAGCCAGTACCCAACCGCTCTTGAGGGCGCTTTGAAGATCAAGGAAATATCCTACCTTCATTGCGAGGCTGTTATGACCGGCGAGCTCAAGCATGGCGTTTTGGCCCTTGTCGATGGGAAAATGCCGATTATCATGATTATGACAAGAGATAGGCTGTTTACGAAGAGCCTCACTGCTTACGAACAGC TGGTGGCCCGTGGTGGCAAGCCTATAATTATCTGTCACACCGATGATGAGGAATTCAAGGGAAACAACGTGGCTCGGAAGATAGAGGTCCCTAAGACGGTGGATTGCCTACAAGGCATACTGAATGTCATTCCTCTTCAGCTCATGGCTtactggctggctgtcctGGAGGGCTTGAACGTGGACTTTCCTCGTAACTTAGCTAAGTCTGTTACTGTTGAGTGA
- a CDS encoding uncharacterized protein (EggNog:ENOG503NWXD~COG:G~TransMembrane:12 (i78-98o118-142i149-167o173-194i206-226o238-258i279-302o314-333i345-365o371-397i409-430o442-461i)) has translation MNEPSVSTEKMPKPADEKAPASDGSHITNPTPEVNGVGSHDSSDRDPEKNSNGHTPLKFPSPAPAPASCMPIAPNGGFLAWLQVAGSFCIFLNTWGVVNMYGVFQTYYTDSLQGSSSSAISWIGSVQVFLLSLIGTLVGPIYDGGNVRLLLIVGLVTSVFGIFMTSLCNRYWQFFLAQGLVTGFGFGCLFLPGVAIVSQYFTTKKAFATGIASLGSSIGGVVYPILWTQLQPKVGFGWATRVIGFIMLGTLLLPLVALRPLQYPKTRRSLFDLSSLRDVPYVLFGLGTFFGYMGIYVVFFYIELYATSRANVSAYMGFYLLALINAGSSLGRVLPNFAADYVGTLNMQTSFAFFAAILSLVLLAIRNTQGIVAFCVLYGFFTGTFVSLPAPTVASLTPNLALLGGRMSMAFMAAGLGSLIGSPIAGAILATNGGENWVGLQIWAGALLVLSTAAMIGARTAKVGYKIYAKA, from the exons ATGAATGAACCGAGCGTCTCTACCGAGAAAATGCCtaagcccgccgacgagaaggcgccagccagcgacggGTCTCATATTACAAATCCAACGCCAG AAGTCAATGGAGTCGGAAGCCATGATTCGAGCGACCGCGACCCCGAAAAGAACAGCAATGGCCACACACCTTTGAAGTTCCCGTCacccgccccggccccggcctcTTGCATGCCTATCGCTCCGAATGGTGGTTTCCTAGCTTGGCTGCAGGTTGCAGGCTCTTTCTGTATATTTTTGAACACCTG GGGCGTCGTGAACATGTACGGCGTATTCCAGACATATTACACTGATTCACTTCAAGGGTCAAGCTCGTCGGCAATATCGTGGATAGGATCTGTCCAAGTCTTTCTGCTCTCTCTGATCGGCACGCTTGTCGGACCAATTTACGACGGTGGTAACGTCCGGTTGCTCTTGATCGTTGGTCTTGTAACGAGCGTGTTCGGCATTTTCATGACGAGTCTTTGCAATCGATACTGGCAGTTCTTCTTGGCCCAAGGCCTCGTCACTGGTTTTGGATTTGGTTGCCTCTTCCTCCCTGGAGTTGCTATTGTATCTCAGTACTTCACCACCAAGAAAGCATTTGCCACAGGCATTGCATCTCTTGGCAGTAGCATTG GCGGCGTGGTCTATCCGATTCTATGGACGCAGCTTCAACCCAAAGTTGGGTTCGGCTGGGCCACTCGAGTGATTGGTTTCATAATGCTGGGAACACTCCTTCTGCCGCTTGTTGCATTGCGCCCGCTTCAGTACCCCAAAACTCGCAGATCCCTCTTCGATCTCTCGTCTCTCCGCGATGTACCGTACGTCCTTTTCGGGCTGGGCACATTTTTTGGCTACATGGGCATCtacgtcgtcttcttctaTATCGAGCTCTATGCCACGTCGAGGGCAAACGTGAGCGCCTACATGGGCTTCTACCTGCTGGCACTCATCAATGCGGGGTCGTCGCTGGGCAGGGTGTTGCCCAACTTTGCTGCCGACTACGTTGGGACGTTGAACATGCAAACTTCGTTCGCgttcttcgccgccatcctcagcCTTGTATTGCTGGCCATTCGGAATACGCAAGGCATTGTTGCATTTTGCGTCTTGTACGGTTTCTTCACCGGCACCTTTGTCAGTTTACCAGCTCCGACGGTGGCCAGTCTCACCCCGAATCTGGCATTGCTAGGTGGTAGGATGAGTATGGCTTTCATGGCTGCTGGGCTTGGGTCCTTGATTGGGAGTCCCATCGCAGGTGCTATTCTGGCGACCAACGGCGGAGAGAACTGGGTAGGGCTACAAATCTGGGCGGGTGCATTACTCGTCCTGTCTACTGCAGCGATGATCGGCGCAAGAACCGCGAAGGTGGGTTATAAGATCTATGCCAAGGCCTAG
- a CDS encoding uncharacterized protein (EggNog:ENOG503NU6J~COG:Q), translating into MLGGSPRTVTLPGPPGLPLAGNIIQLKQGHVLKLAEWTKKYGDVIRVSLGEREAVFLNSHKALAQTVVQQGPAFQSRPTFRLFHCDYATSGIWTVGTSPFSSRLVRTRRVLSAQIAPRVLPIYTPVIHPKLKRFLGDVLEISQGPAIDMGEKLHHFGTGQVSEQLMGQALADDLVATIAENETNIFRQRTIGSPARDYIPALRLALRARSLICGRFGMEEWAKDEKAGTAREYRRKQQAYINRMLGELKARIESGDSTPSILGNMLRQGTLSEDEVLLASYTGIAAGVNLGYSLTWIIGFLANRPDLQKKGFEAIREVYHGEPPKPHEYDRVEYVKALHTVRDSI; encoded by the exons ATGCTGGGCGGAAGCCCCCGTACTGTTACGCTTCCTGGACCCCCCGGCCTTCCCCTGGCAGGGAATATTATTCAG CTGAAGCAGGGCCATGTCCTCAAACTCGCTGAGTGGACGAAGAAGTACGGTGATGTGATCCGTGTCTCCCTTGGGGAGCGCGAGGCT GTGTTTCTCAACAGCCACAAAGCTCTTGCTCAGACTGTTGTCCAGCAAGGTCCTGCGTTTCAGTCACGCCCGACCTTTAGGCTTTTTCACTGTGACTATGCGACCTCTGGTATCTGGACTGTTGGGA CTTCGCCCTTTAGCAGCCGTCTCGTGCGAACTCGCAGGGTGCTCTCTGCCCAGATTGCTCCTCGAGTGCTGCCCATCTACACTCCCGTCATTCATCCCAAGCTCAAAAGATTTCTTggcgacgtcctcgagaTCAGCCAAGGCCCTGCCATAGACATGGGCGAGAAGCTTCACCATTTTGGCACTGGCCAGGTCTCGGAGCAGCTCATGGGTCAAGCCCTTGCAGACGATTTGGTAGCAACGATTGCAGAGAACGAGACCAATATCT TCCGTCAACGCACCATTGGCTCGCCAGCTCGTGACTACATCCCAGCCTTGCGCCTTGCTCTCCGAGCTCGCTCTTTGATCTGTGGCCGTTTTGGTATGGAGGAATGGGCTAAGGATGAGAAAGCGGGAACTGCCCGAGAGTACCGCAGAAAACAGCAAGCCTATATCAACCGGATGCTTGGTGAACTGAAGGCGCGTATTGAAAGCGGCGACAGTACTCCGTCCATCCTCGGCAACATGCTCCGTCAGGGAACACTGAGCGAAGACGAAGTTCTTTTGGCTTCCTACACAGGCA TTGCCGCAGGCGTTAACCTTGGCTACTCCCTCACCTGGATCATCGGCTTCCTTGCCAACAGACCCGATCTGCAGAAGAAGGGCTTCGAGGCCATTCGAGAGGTGTACCACGGCGAGCCACCCAAGCCCCATGAGTATGACCGTGTCGAATACGTTAAGGCTCTGCACACAGTGAGAGACTCGATCTGA
- a CDS encoding uncharacterized protein (EggNog:ENOG503NU6J~COG:Q), with the protein MYTPVRLGFPRQTLDGATYEGHDFPKDTLVIMNLFAANRDPTAFNSPYEYIPERWMNGRRGRTDLPAEGADKLGVPHLTYGAGRRVCPGIDMANRGLYSTLVLLLHFFTWERQRLGEEEKKLVFPPFRSQRECSLEMDAIADTATPTEVQAIPWSAGIKFSCRDPVGLQAWLERSDE; encoded by the exons ATGTATACGCCAGTCCGTCTTGGCTTCCCACGTCAGACTCTTGATGGCGCCACCTACGAAGGTCATGATTTTCCCAAGGACACC CTAGTGATTATGAACCTGTTCGCAGCCAACCGCGACCCCACCGCCTTCAATTCTCCCTACGAATACATTCCTGAGCGATGGATGAACGGACGGAGGGGTCGTACTGACCTGCCCGCTGAAGGCGCAGACAAGCTTGGCGTCCCGCACTTGACctacggcgccggccgccgcgtttGTCCTGGCATCGACA TGGCAAACCGCGGCCTGTACTCAACTCTAGTACTACTCCTTCACTTTTTTACCTGGGAGCGGCAGCGtctgggcgaggaggagaagaagctcgtGTTTCCCCCGTTCCGCTCGCAACGGGAGTGCTCGCTTGAGATGGACGCGATTGCGGATACCGCCACACCAACCGAGGTCCAGGCCATTCCTTGGTCGGCTGGCATCAAATTCTCTTGCCGGGATCCCGTAGGGCTCCAAGCTTGGCTCGAAAGGTCAGACGAGTGA
- a CDS encoding uncharacterized protein (EggNog:ENOG503NTWI~COG:Q), with product MGDPVHQSQPAYGQRLLTSIIDERALASPLKPFMSIPAGDTVADGQRDISYGDIARAINRCAWWIENTLGKGVDFPPIATYMSPMDFRHVILIFGAIKSGYKMFYSSPRNHVDVQIALLEKLQCTVLFTPNDMSATTKAVLEKRPEMKKFILPELAYFLSEESMEPYPYSKTFEEARKDPYVVLHSSGSTGTPKLLIQKHGSAAAHDAFQLFSSLDDVPFFVSSWKGKRVLTNFPWVHAGGAHILGCGIYYDFVPVISAAWPLRGSEADHFHRNGSIQAAWYSPSVLADIARDPIFLENISNLMNVSYSGGILPPDVGSAISKRTRLFGSMASTETGILPSEIPPPDMWNYYRFNERLGHTFKRYTDDLYELVLTRDKAKQPFQFAFYTFLDAGTYDMRDVYIEHPSQPGWWRSSGRIDDVVVMEDAKKLNVIPYEASIERHPDIATALLCGTGRPRPAVLLQPRKFPESDEEASNFLDDVWPTIEKANESGPVHGRLIKELVVLATEAKPMVKAGGKDTVMRKRSLQQYEEEIDVAYKRAEKLGLLYGEFAENGGLV from the exons ATGGGTGACCCGGTTCATCAATCCCAGCCAGCATACGGGCAGAGGCTTTTGACCTCAATCATCGATGAGCGGGCCCTCGCAAGCCCCCTGAAGCCCTTCATGTCCATACCCGCCGGCGACACTGTGGCTGATGGCCAGAGAGACATCTCATACGGTGATATCGCTCGAGCAATCAACCGTTGTGCCTGGTGGATCGAGAACACGCTAGGCAAAGGTGTTGACTTTCCCCCGATAGCGACTTACATGTCGCCCATGGATTTTCGACACGTTATTCTAATCTTTGGTGCTATCAAGTCTGGATACAAA ATGTTTTACAGCTCTCCACGGAACCACGTAGATGTTCAAATTGCgctgctggagaagctgcagTGCACTGTCCTTTTTACGCCCAACGACATGTCTGCGACCACCAAGGCGGTGCTCGAGAAGCGGCCAGAAATGAAAAAGTTCATCCTGCCCGAACTCGCATATTTTCTCTCGGAAGAGTCGATGGAGCCGTATCCATACAGCAAGACGTTCGAGGAGGCACGCAAAGACCCTTACGTCGTCTTGCACTCATCTGGTTCAACTGGCACTCCGAAACTCTTGATCCAGAAGCACgggtcagcggcggcccatGATGCATTTCAGCTATTTTCCAGCCTTGACGACGTCCCTTTCTTCGTCAGTTCGTGGAAGGGGAAGCGAGTCCTGACTAATTTCCCCTGGGTGCACGCCGGTGGCGCCCACATCCTGGGTTGCGGCATCTATTACGACTTCGTGCCTGTCATCTCAGCGGCCTGGCCCCTCCGAGGTTCCGAGGCCGACCACTTCCACAGGAATGGCAGTATCCAGGCGGCTTGGTACTCTCCCTCAGTCTTGGCCGACATTGCACGCGATCCGATATTTCTGGAAAACATCTCCAACCTCATGAATGTCTCCTATTCCGGCGGCATCTTACCTCCGGACGTTGGAAGCGCCATCTCCAAACGCACGCGCCTCTTTGGAAGCATGGCTTCGACGGAAACCGGGATCCTTCCCAGCGAGATTCCGCCCCCGGATATGTGGAATTACTATCGATTCAATGAGCGTCTGGGGCACACCTTCAAACGCTACACAGACGACTTGTACGAGTTGGTGCTCACTAGAGACAAAGCCAAGCAGCCCTTTCAATTTGCCTTCTACACGTTCCTAGATGCTGGCACGTATGACATGCGTGACGTCTACATCGAGCACCCGTCTCAACCCGGCTGGTGGCGGTCATCTGGACGCATCGATGACGTAGTGGTTATGGAGGATGCTAAGAAGCTCAACGTGATTCCTTACGAGGCATCAATTGAACGGCACCCGGATATCGCAACCGCCCTGCTGTGCGGCACGGGACGCCCCCGACCGGCCGTTTTGCTACAGCCTCGTAAGTTCCCTGAGTCGGACGAAGAAGCGAGCAATTTCTTGGACGATGTGTGGCCAACCATCGAGAAAGCCAACGAGTCAGGGCCGGTCCATGGGAGATTGATCAAGGAGTTGGTCGTGTTAGCGACGGAGGCTAAGCCCATGGTGAAGGCAGGGGGGAAGGATACCGTCATGCGAAAGAGAAGTCTCCAGCAGTACGAGGAGGAGATCGATGTGGCATATAAACGTGCCGAGAAGCTGGGTCTCCTCTATGGCGAGTTTGCAGAGAATGGTGGATTGGTTTAA
- a CDS encoding uncharacterized protein (SECRETED:SignalP(1-19~SECRETED:cutsite=AAA-MP~SECRETED:prob=0.5246)) — MKLITLAASIAAFAALAAAMPHPPPHAARGDNNWEMAEPDGTRVTRRGKEQGVVEPDGTRVTRRGKDQSVGDGTDGTRVTRRGKDQSVGVGTDGTRVTV; from the exons ATGAAGCTCATCACGCTTGCCGCCTCGATTGCTGCTTTTGCGGCGCTGGCAGCTGCGATGCCGCACCCCCCGCCACATGCGGCTCGCGGCGATAATAATTGGGAGATGGCGGAGCCGGACGGCACCCGGGTGACGAGACGCGGCAAGGAACAgggtgtcgtcgagccggACGGAACGCGGGTCACG CGACGGGGCAAGGATCAGAGCGTTGGTGACGGCACTGACGGAACACGAGTGACTCGACGAGGCAAGGACCAGAGCGTCGGCGTTGGCACCGATGGGACTCGAGTTACGGTGTAA